The following proteins are encoded in a genomic region of Saccharopolyspora antimicrobica:
- a CDS encoding type I polyketide synthase, with product MANTRIAIVGIGLRYPDASSPDELWNNVLAGRRAFRNLPDERMNKADYWSADPAEPDRFYSSKAAVLRDYEFDRVKYRVAGSTYRSTDLTHWLALDVAAQALADAGFPGGEGLPKRSTGVVIGNSLTGEFSRANLMRLRWPYVRRTVAAALAAKGWDNDQVGDFLADLEPQYKAPFPPIDEDSLAGGLANTIAGRICNYFDLHGGGYTVDGACSSSLLSVTTAAKSLVEGDLDVALAGGVDLSIDPFEVIGFAKTGALATGEMKVYDRGSNGFWPGEGSGVVVLMREQDALERGAGRIYATITGWGVSSDGKGGITRPEAGGHRLALERAYHRAGYGVETVSYFEGHGTGTALGDATEIEALSSARRDADPTARKAALSSIKGNFGHTKAAAGVAGLIKAVLSVHNQVIPPGTGQQDPHPLLEADNASMYVPREAEPWPQDQPMRAGVSAMGFGGINTHITVEQAPNTERRAGLARGVTDLVTGRQDAELLLLDAPDAAGLRDRAARLEQLMGKLAFAELADLAGTLARDLAGHPWRAAVAATSPDDAGRKLTKLVAHLDAGSRRVFAESDGIFAGHSPTAPKIAYLFPGQGSGRGAVGAIRRRFAEAERVFAAAGVSSTGDQVATEVAQPRIVAGSLAAMRVLRGLGIDADTAVGHSLGELTALAWGGAMDGDQLLSLAATRGRIMARASRGGGTMAGLTTGPEKARELANGLGVVVAGFNGPEQTVVSGAIESIELVCKKAADEGISATRINVSHAFHSPFVTPAADAMTERLAELPFTALSRPVMSTVTGDVLDHDVDVRKLLRDQVLAPVRFHEAAARAVDGADLAVEVGPGRVLAGLLQQIAPGTPVLSVDTDNASLSPLLTVVGAAFAAGAAVDGTALFAGRGLKPLPADAEFTFLASPCETAPELSADLATTTTRNEPTSVPAEPGSGAEQISTVELLRKFAAERVELPLEAISPDTHPLDDLHLSSITVGQIVNDVTKELGRPPLTATPNFATARIGELAEIIDQLADTAHDADAPALEAPGVADWVRPFAVTHVERPRPLVEIGGVSPAGDWSVFAPRGHVLAEPLVAALAGAGIGDGVLLCLPADCDDSHVGLLLDAARAALTSARLVVVQQGLGASGLAKTLHLENPSTATTIVELADVAPTDPQAVRLAVAQVVTEALATTGFAEVRYDADGKRLVPVLNAVTPAESGQPQLDSGDVLLVTGGGKGITAESALAIATDTGASLGLLGRSDPAEDTELAANLARIEAAGVRYRYARADVTSPEEVAAAVAEIRADLGDVTAVLHGAGRNEPEGLATLSEESFRRTLAPKITGLRSVLGAVDGARIKLLITFGSIIGRGGLRGEAHYATANDWMTELTLRFQREHPNARVLALEWSVWSGAGMGERLGVVEALMRDGITPISADKGIELLRRVLADPSAGPVLVVSGRSGDLPTLELQRPGLPLLRFLDRVKAYYPGIELVTEADLSAGSDPYLSEHEIDGDLLFPAVLGMEAMAQVGSVISGSNGRPLMENMEFLRPIVVRPDGQTTVRIAALATAPGVVDVVIRSDETGYGTDHFRATLRWPSPELPAEHHSAAAELPTVPVDPATELYGGLMFQGKRFQRLIGYRRANARHAVAEVEARRQPGWFAAFVPQELLLADPGTRDVAMHALQCCVPDATLLPERIERLHLTPVGEEPEYVVLDARERHQDGDSYTYDIDLTSPSGALLERWEGLTLRAVRKNDGSGPWVPSMLGSHLERSLERVLGGSRAVVVEPDPAGTGAGGTTERRTQTRIAVSRALGRRVELRYRPDGKPETDGAQVSASHGGGLTLALAGEGRLACDVESAVDRSGEDWAALLGAHQLPAWNLLRGNESDAVAGTRVWAALECLRKAGSTTQALTVEEVREDRWVLLSAGDAAVATWVTRVDGRPDPLVFAVLSGKEGR from the coding sequence GCGCATCGCGATCGTCGGAATTGGTTTGCGTTATCCGGACGCGAGTTCCCCTGACGAGTTGTGGAACAACGTTCTCGCCGGCCGCCGCGCATTCCGGAATCTCCCGGATGAGCGGATGAACAAGGCCGATTACTGGTCGGCCGACCCCGCCGAGCCGGACCGGTTCTATTCGAGCAAGGCCGCAGTGCTGCGCGACTACGAGTTCGACCGGGTGAAGTACCGGGTCGCGGGCAGCACCTACCGCTCGACCGACCTCACGCACTGGCTCGCGCTCGACGTCGCCGCGCAGGCCCTCGCCGACGCCGGTTTCCCCGGTGGCGAGGGCCTGCCGAAGCGGTCCACGGGCGTGGTGATCGGCAACAGCCTGACCGGCGAGTTCTCCAGGGCGAACCTGATGCGGCTGCGCTGGCCCTACGTGCGCCGCACGGTCGCCGCGGCGCTGGCCGCCAAGGGCTGGGACAACGACCAGGTCGGGGACTTCCTCGCCGACCTGGAGCCGCAGTACAAGGCGCCGTTCCCGCCGATCGACGAGGACAGCCTCGCGGGCGGGCTCGCCAACACCATCGCCGGCCGGATCTGCAACTACTTCGACCTGCACGGCGGTGGTTACACGGTCGACGGCGCGTGCTCGTCGTCGCTGCTGTCGGTCACCACGGCGGCGAAGTCCCTTGTGGAGGGTGACCTCGACGTCGCGCTGGCCGGTGGCGTGGACCTGTCCATCGACCCGTTCGAGGTGATCGGTTTCGCCAAGACCGGAGCGCTGGCCACCGGTGAGATGAAGGTCTACGACCGGGGTTCTAACGGGTTCTGGCCCGGTGAGGGCTCCGGCGTCGTGGTCCTGATGCGCGAGCAGGACGCCCTGGAACGCGGCGCCGGACGCATCTACGCCACGATCACCGGTTGGGGCGTGTCCTCGGACGGCAAGGGCGGCATCACCCGGCCCGAGGCCGGCGGGCACCGGCTCGCGCTGGAGCGGGCCTACCACCGCGCCGGGTACGGCGTGGAAACCGTCTCCTACTTCGAAGGCCACGGAACCGGGACCGCGCTCGGCGACGCCACCGAGATCGAGGCGCTGTCGTCGGCCCGCCGCGACGCCGATCCCACCGCTCGCAAGGCGGCGCTCAGCTCGATCAAGGGCAACTTCGGCCACACCAAAGCCGCGGCCGGGGTGGCGGGGCTGATCAAAGCGGTGCTGTCGGTGCACAACCAGGTCATCCCGCCGGGCACCGGTCAGCAGGACCCGCACCCGCTGCTGGAAGCCGACAACGCCTCCATGTACGTCCCGCGCGAGGCGGAACCGTGGCCGCAGGACCAGCCGATGCGCGCCGGTGTCTCGGCGATGGGATTCGGCGGGATCAACACCCACATCACCGTCGAGCAGGCGCCCAACACCGAGCGCAGGGCGGGCCTGGCGCGGGGAGTCACCGACCTGGTCACCGGGCGGCAGGACGCCGAGCTGCTGCTGCTCGACGCACCCGATGCCGCGGGGCTGCGCGACCGGGCCGCCCGGCTCGAACAGCTGATGGGCAAGCTCGCCTTCGCCGAGCTCGCCGACCTGGCCGGCACGCTGGCCCGTGACCTGGCCGGACACCCGTGGCGCGCCGCCGTCGCAGCGACCAGCCCCGACGACGCCGGGCGCAAGCTGACGAAGCTGGTCGCCCACCTCGACGCGGGCAGCCGGCGGGTCTTCGCCGAGTCGGACGGGATCTTCGCCGGGCACTCCCCCACCGCGCCGAAGATCGCCTACCTGTTCCCGGGCCAGGGATCGGGGCGCGGCGCGGTCGGTGCGATCCGGCGCAGGTTCGCCGAGGCCGAGCGGGTCTTCGCCGCCGCGGGCGTGTCCTCGACCGGGGACCAGGTGGCCACCGAGGTCGCCCAGCCGCGCATCGTGGCGGGCTCGCTCGCCGCGATGCGGGTGCTGCGAGGCCTCGGCATCGACGCCGACACCGCGGTCGGGCACAGCCTCGGCGAGCTGACCGCCCTGGCCTGGGGCGGCGCGATGGACGGCGATCAGCTGCTGTCGCTGGCCGCGACCCGCGGCCGGATCATGGCCCGCGCCAGCCGCGGCGGCGGCACCATGGCCGGGCTGACCACCGGACCGGAGAAGGCGCGAGAACTGGCCAACGGCCTCGGAGTCGTCGTCGCCGGATTCAACGGTCCCGAGCAGACCGTCGTTTCCGGTGCGATCGAATCCATCGAGCTGGTGTGCAAGAAAGCGGCGGACGAAGGAATTTCGGCGACCCGCATCAACGTCTCGCACGCGTTCCACTCCCCGTTCGTCACACCGGCCGCCGACGCGATGACCGAACGACTCGCCGAATTGCCGTTCACCGCCCTTTCCCGCCCGGTCATGTCGACGGTGACCGGCGACGTGCTCGATCACGACGTCGACGTCCGAAAGCTGCTGCGCGACCAGGTCCTCGCACCGGTGCGGTTCCACGAGGCCGCCGCCCGCGCGGTCGACGGCGCCGATCTCGCCGTCGAGGTCGGTCCCGGCCGGGTGCTGGCCGGTCTGCTCCAGCAGATCGCCCCGGGCACCCCGGTGCTGTCGGTCGACACCGACAACGCCTCGCTGAGCCCGTTGCTGACCGTGGTCGGCGCCGCCTTCGCCGCGGGCGCCGCGGTGGACGGCACCGCGCTGTTCGCCGGGCGCGGTCTCAAACCGCTGCCCGCCGATGCCGAGTTCACCTTCCTGGCCAGCCCCTGCGAGACCGCTCCGGAACTCAGCGCGGACCTGGCCACCACGACCACCCGGAACGAGCCCACCTCGGTCCCGGCCGAGCCGGGCTCCGGTGCCGAGCAGATCTCCACGGTGGAGCTGCTGCGCAAGTTCGCCGCCGAACGCGTGGAACTTCCGCTGGAGGCCATCTCGCCGGACACCCACCCGCTCGACGACCTGCACCTGAGCTCGATCACGGTCGGTCAGATCGTCAACGACGTGACCAAGGAGCTGGGCAGGCCGCCGCTGACCGCGACGCCGAACTTCGCCACGGCCCGGATCGGCGAGCTCGCCGAGATCATCGACCAGCTCGCCGACACCGCGCACGACGCCGACGCGCCGGCGCTCGAAGCGCCCGGCGTGGCCGACTGGGTGCGGCCGTTCGCGGTCACCCACGTCGAGCGGCCCCGCCCGCTCGTCGAGATCGGCGGCGTCAGCCCAGCAGGCGACTGGTCGGTCTTCGCCCCGCGAGGCCACGTGCTGGCCGAGCCGCTCGTGGCGGCGCTGGCGGGCGCGGGCATCGGCGACGGGGTCCTGCTGTGCCTGCCCGCCGACTGCGACGACAGCCACGTCGGGCTGTTGCTGGACGCGGCGCGGGCGGCGCTGACCTCGGCCCGGCTGGTCGTGGTCCAGCAGGGGCTGGGCGCATCCGGCCTGGCCAAGACCCTGCACCTGGAGAACCCGTCCACCGCGACCACGATCGTCGAGCTCGCCGACGTCGCACCGACCGACCCGCAGGCCGTGCGCCTGGCCGTCGCCCAAGTGGTGACCGAAGCCCTGGCGACGACCGGGTTCGCCGAGGTGCGCTACGACGCCGACGGCAAGCGGCTGGTGCCCGTGCTCAACGCGGTGACACCGGCGGAATCCGGGCAGCCGCAGCTGGATTCCGGCGACGTGCTGCTGGTCACCGGCGGCGGCAAGGGCATCACCGCCGAGAGCGCGCTGGCCATCGCCACCGACACCGGCGCGAGCCTGGGCCTGCTGGGCCGCAGCGATCCCGCCGAGGACACCGAGCTCGCGGCCAATCTCGCCCGGATCGAGGCCGCCGGCGTGCGCTACCGCTACGCCCGGGCCGACGTGACCTCGCCCGAGGAGGTCGCGGCCGCCGTCGCCGAGATCCGGGCCGACCTCGGCGACGTCACCGCGGTGCTGCACGGCGCCGGGCGCAACGAGCCCGAAGGACTGGCCACCCTGTCCGAGGAGTCGTTCCGCCGCACCCTCGCGCCCAAGATCACCGGTCTGCGGTCGGTGCTCGGCGCGGTCGACGGTGCCAGGATCAAGCTGCTGATCACCTTCGGCAGCATCATCGGCCGCGGCGGTCTGCGCGGCGAGGCCCACTACGCCACCGCCAACGACTGGATGACCGAGCTGACCCTGCGGTTCCAGCGCGAGCACCCGAACGCGCGGGTCCTGGCGCTGGAATGGTCGGTCTGGTCCGGAGCGGGCATGGGCGAACGGCTCGGCGTGGTCGAGGCGCTGATGCGCGACGGCATCACCCCGATCTCCGCCGACAAGGGCATCGAGCTGCTGCGCCGGGTGCTGGCCGACCCGTCGGCCGGACCGGTGCTGGTGGTCAGCGGCCGCAGCGGCGACCTGCCGACGCTGGAGCTGCAACGGCCCGGCCTGCCGCTGCTGCGCTTCCTCGACCGGGTCAAGGCCTACTACCCCGGCATCGAGCTGGTCACCGAGGCCGACCTGTCGGCGGGCAGCGACCCGTACCTGTCCGAGCACGAGATCGACGGCGACCTGCTGTTCCCCGCGGTGCTGGGCATGGAGGCGATGGCGCAGGTCGGTTCGGTGATCAGCGGCTCGAACGGTCGACCGCTGATGGAGAACATGGAGTTCCTGCGGCCGATCGTGGTGCGGCCCGACGGGCAGACGACCGTGCGCATCGCCGCCCTGGCGACCGCGCCCGGCGTGGTCGACGTGGTGATCCGCAGCGACGAGACCGGGTACGGCACCGACCACTTCCGCGCCACGCTGCGCTGGCCGAGCCCGGAACTGCCCGCTGAGCACCACAGCGCCGCGGCCGAGCTGCCCACCGTCCCCGTCGACCCGGCGACCGAGCTCTACGGCGGGTTGATGTTCCAGGGCAAGCGGTTCCAACGCCTGATCGGCTACCGGCGGGCCAACGCCCGGCACGCCGTCGCCGAGGTGGAGGCCCGCAGGCAACCCGGCTGGTTCGCCGCCTTCGTGCCGCAGGAACTGCTGCTGGCCGACCCGGGAACGCGCGATGTGGCGATGCACGCGCTGCAGTGCTGCGTCCCGGACGCCACGCTGCTGCCGGAGCGGATCGAGCGGCTGCACCTCACGCCGGTGGGCGAGGAGCCCGAGTACGTGGTGCTCGACGCCCGGGAACGGCACCAGGACGGCGACAGCTACACCTACGACATCGACCTCACCTCGCCCTCCGGTGCGCTCCTGGAACGCTGGGAGGGGCTCACCCTGCGCGCGGTGCGCAAGAACGACGGGAGCGGCCCCTGGGTGCCGTCGATGCTCGGGTCCCACCTCGAACGCTCGCTGGAGCGGGTGCTCGGCGGCAGCCGTGCGGTGGTGGTCGAACCCGATCCGGCCGGCACCGGAGCCGGGGGCACCACCGAGCGGCGGACGCAGACCCGGATCGCGGTGAGCAGGGCGCTCGGGCGGCGCGTGGAGCTGCGGTACCGGCCCGACGGCAAGCCCGAGACCGATGGCGCGCAGGTGTCGGCCTCCCACGGCGGCGGGCTCACCCTGGCCCTCGCCGGCGAGGGCAGGCTGGCCTGCGACGTCGAGTCCGCTGTGGACCGTTCCGGGGAGGACTGGGCCGCGCTGCTCGGCGCGCACCAGCTGCCGGCGTGGAACCTGCTGCGCGGCAACGAGTCCGACGCGGTGGCGGGCACTCGGGTCTGGGCCGCGCTGGAGTGCCTGCGCAAGGCCGGGTCCACCACGCAGGCCCTGACCGTCGAAGAGGTGCGCGAGGACCGGTGGGTGCTGCTGTCCGCGGGCGACGCCGCGGTCGCGACCTGGGTGACCCGGGTCGACGGCAGGCCCGACCCGCTCGTGTTCGCGGTGCTGTCCGGGAAGGAAGGACGCTGA
- a CDS encoding acyl-CoA thioesterase, translated as MTDYYEIRHTIGFEETNLVGNVYYVNYLRWQGRCREMFLREKAPGVLAELQDDLKLFTIMVDCEFYAEITAFDELSVRMRLEELTQTQIQFGFDYVHLKDGVEFLVAKGRQRVACMRGPNADTVPSRVPDELVAALAPYAERTAAQTSMMTAAGG; from the coding sequence ATGACCGACTACTACGAGATCAGGCACACCATCGGTTTCGAGGAGACCAACCTCGTCGGCAACGTCTACTACGTCAACTACCTGCGCTGGCAGGGCAGGTGCCGGGAGATGTTCCTGCGGGAGAAGGCACCCGGCGTGCTGGCCGAGCTGCAGGACGACCTGAAGTTGTTCACGATCATGGTCGACTGCGAGTTCTACGCCGAGATCACCGCCTTCGACGAGCTGTCGGTGCGGATGCGGCTGGAGGAGCTGACCCAGACCCAGATCCAGTTCGGCTTCGACTACGTCCACCTCAAGGACGGCGTGGAGTTCCTGGTCGCCAAGGGAAGGCAGCGGGTCGCGTGCATGCGCGGTCCCAACGCCGACACCGTGCCGTCGCGGGTGCCCGACGAACTCGTCGCCGCGCTCGCGCCCTACGCCGAACGCACCGCCGCCCAGACGTCGATGATGACCGCTGCGGGAGGATGA